The Triticum urartu cultivar G1812 chromosome 6, Tu2.1, whole genome shotgun sequence genome includes the window ttctctcttttgcttaaaagcttattcttatTTTTGTATGGCCAcgatgcacaaaccaagatagcaattgtgtatatacgggaacaatcttgtgacacaagagatgatatgatgatacctAGATGATATGGTATATATGCAATGGGAGGTAcggatcactaatgtgcacaagtaacgttgccggcaatactcaaatggctagtatcgataggcaagtgacgcaaaatgggctaggggttaacaatgcaattgcaaggggaatatacaatgatgtcgtcgaggttaccgtccttagagatgatgagtggtggtgtTCTTGATGTAGAACCGTCCCTaattagccgaaacaccttaggaaacgaaAAAACCGCGAACTTAAAATCTCCAAAGGCAAATGTCAAATTATGGTAGTGGAATGTGGTGGTGGTTGCGGAAGTATCGGTGGGGACCCGGTCAAAATGGGGTTAGGTGGTGGAAGGGTATGATGGGCTATACACAGTGTCGGAGTTGAAAgtacggtccctaagtagccgaaacaccttagaagacacaactcacaacacaaacaaaattgggttaagttggggtggcggaagtgtatggtgggcaaggttatgcggaagtggtgatggtggttggtgaagaagaaaccgtccctaagtagccaaaacaccttaggagacttaagtcacaactcaaacaaccacatATGCAATGGGGATCAAAATGGGTTAGGTTGTGGAAGTCGGTGGTGGTAATGCGGATGATATGGTAGTGGCCTTAGGCaatgtcggtgtacaaaagtaggggctctccttttaaCCCATTTACTTGTGCATgagcagtcagagccgcgcccgcggccacacttaacaaggcagaggagggaagccggagggAAACCGAAGCATAATACGACCAAAGCAACGCCAAGACCCAAggcgcaaagagagcaagagggcgaggtggactcccccggcaagacccttgccggggtggcttccgcagcctcggcaagatccttgctggggCAACTTGCCTAACGCCAGCAGAGCGTGCCACCCTTGAGCCTAAGGGATTCCAACACCATGTTGGAACCAAGGCTTGGGGGGCACCTCtatggcggcatgcagatctttgtagagatctTAGATACGCAAGATCATATGAGGACCAAAAGACGACTACCCCCGGCAAggtccttgccggggacgaccgtggtgccgcagcgagacccttgccgggccctcggcaaggcccttgccgaggacgcctgtggggccgcagccaggcccgtGTCTGCCAAAGGTTCCACCACCGCTCCCATACAGCTTCCATCTCGACCAGCTGAGCAGACGCCTGCGTGGCAGCGCGCGGCCTCTACACtgactcagcaagcacctgcgtggtggcatgcagatcttcgtgaaggctccaccaccgcgccagcccaacagccagccaacgtggcgccaCGATGCCTCATCAGCCCGGACGCGTGTCGAAGCCAGGCGTGGCGGCGGCAGCTGGGACGTGCTTCATTGGCGTCCCCGATAAAGTGAGAGGGGCACGTTGGTAGTGCATTAAATGCGTTTTCCGATGGGGCCAGAGGATAGACTCACCtactgtagacctttccacctcctgtgtgccactgtagCAACCCCTTttcgcctataaaaggaggcccgaggcgtccATGAGAGGGATTCAGATCTTTTGGGCAAAGTTGCACCtcgtagctagctcaagaacacaagaacactcaaatacatccaccaaagcaggactagggtattacacatctttgcggcccgaacctgggtaaacgatctgtgtgcttcctgtcagacccgctcttcgcacaaccccgcgcccgccaaccgtagaagggatcccagtgaccctaTAGGTGTCGATTTCCCCCGacaggcaaagatgccaaagttccaaaaatttgatggagtcaaatagtgatggtagtatttttgtaggaagggggatgtcaagagcttcgaAACGAGCTAAATCAAAAACGGACTCCAGATGAATTAGTTATGTCCAAAATAAAATTTCAGCACAGTCAGTTTCAGGGTTAACCGGACATCTGGGAGTAGGTCCAGATGATCCGGGTTCGTCAATCGGATTTCTGCCGTTTGTGGTGCCTGGACATCCGGGAGATGGTCCAGCTAATCCGGGTGGATCCGGATGATCCGGGAGTACTTCCGGATGATCCGGGCAGGTTAAACTGCTCGGGATTTCCTCTTGGGGACGAATTTTTGGGCGAAAAATGGATGATTTCGGGGGGAAAATTGAggagatttcgtggatggaaggtggggaaacttgtggagatgctagatccacttgaaatcAAGCAAAttcatggatcaaaatcaacaaaacttcatcaaaccaacaaatcacaaaaaattggggctatttttgtggggattttcgaatttagaacgaaatcaagcaaaacaaggctagaaaacgGCGGGGGGACTCCAAATTCATGATAAacatggctctgataccaagatgatgtagggtagaaccctagagGACCGATCTTTCACGAAATAGAGGGAATCCCACGAataacacgaagaacacgaggggaaagaGAGGAATCACTCAAATCAACAAGAaacaatcacacatgtgctagatcctcgaaacacaaagagatacacgatccaaatccaacaaagaaagatacataggtaaccggttcttctccgtgagaaGGTCTTGATGGGGGTCACCCgtgagggggtcttgaatccaagatggatcttctccgtagaggcgcgcggtctctctcgtggagtagatccgtatggatgagcaaagctctatctctaatgaGCTACTACCTTGCTAACCCTCACTAGAAggaggagggggtctatatatagtgctaagccacgaaggggtaagtgaggggcgaaggggtacacgggctTCGGCCCAAGTCACGCGCGTAGGCAGGGTCCGGATGATCTGGGTAACGTCAGGATGATCCGGGACCTCGTCCGAATGATCCGGCTCCGTCGAGGGGATTTCTACAAGGTTCGGGTGTCTTCGGACGCAATTGTCCGGATGATCTGGGGGtgggtccggatgatccggctgAGCCCGGATGATCCGAACGGCGGTCCGGATGTCTGGCCTGGCTCCAGCGGCCTCtccgtcttcttcttcttctcctttcttccgtcttctcttccatgcttggccttggtcctttgaaTCTCCATGGTCATCTCGTATGAGCGTGAGTATACACAAGGTCCATGCAtaaggtagtagccatgtctcatatgtggaaagtgacggatcgaagaggagtgagttcaccttgtgtccaatggcgtatggtCGAGGTCTTATCGtatgtcctcttggggcttggggagtagtcgaagtgtacatggggatgatcgtaggatgctccgcatcagcaTCTTTCAAGTTTCCTAATCCCACCTTGCTCTTTTACAATGATTCTCACCAAAAAATATATGAGCGGCCCAAGCAATAAAAAAAATATGAACGGCCCAAGCAATCAACCAATAGATGGCTAAAACAAAAGAGAGCAGTCCTCATGGTTAGGGCGAGCTAACTAAAAGCGAATGAGCTAATTAAATAAAGGATTGTGAGCCTAAATACATTATTTAAACGGATGCGGCTAATTAAAGAAAGGATTATGGTAAACCAATGAAATAAATTAAAAAAAGTTTGTGGACTTGATAAATAGAATATTCAAATAGATGGACCTAATTAAAGGAAGGATTTGAGATATAAAGGTAGAATTAATGGAAGAAAATATACTTAAATAGATGGTAATTAATGGAAGGATTATACTTAAATGGAATTAGTAGGAGATCACGCCCGGCAAAGAAAATATAAATGTGGATAAATTGCATTTTTTATGTTCATTTTATGAAAAGATGTTGCATTGTAATATGATTTTCATAGCGAATGCGGTGCTATGAGACATTATATTTGTACAGAACATCAATTTTTTCTGTTCCAACGCACGATCATATGTGCTAGTAGTCTATATAAGTTTCTTCATGCAGCCGCCACGCTCGGCCATCCATCTATCCGCTGCCACGAGTGGACCTCCGGCTCACCTCCACCTGCAACTTCGTGGTCAGCCACGTCGTGGCCGGTCCGGCTCACTGCCGGTGAAGCCTAGTCGTTGTCTTGACCTCGGGCGCTAGGTGAAATGCACTAAGAATAGCAAATCCGGAAAAGTAGTCGGTGTACAAGTACGAGCACTAATGTAAAGTTTAGGACTTGAAATCTGGTTTGGTTGGTTTCATCACAAAGAACCTTAACCATCTTGGTGTAACATTACACACGTTGCTGCACTGATCCGCACCATATAATCCATTCACAACAAATAAATCAATCGCATGCGCTTGGATGAAAATTAGAGTTGCCCATATTTACACCATCCCATCTGAATCTCAGAGTTCACAGCTAATGCCTGGCGCTACCAATAGTTCCCGCAGCTGCAGGTGCCACGCCGGAACCGGTGGAAACGCTTCCGGTCCCTGACCACGACCTCCCTCCCGAAGATCTCCGATATCAGCGCGCTGTAGGCGTGGCACTCCTTGCTCATCCGGAGGTTGGTGACGACCCTCACCGGAGTGCCTTCCGGCGTGCTGAGCAGCCCGAACGCCATGGCCAGCTTCTGGCTGTGGGCGGCGACGGCGCTCCGCTTCTCCTCGTCGTCCGCGTCCAGCGCCACCTCCGACGTGTCTGGCTTGTAGCCCTCGAACCGGAGCTGCCACTCCATCTGGTGGAGCATCTCGTAGATGTCGGCCGTCCGGGGGTGCGACCGGTCCTGCGACGTGAACCGGTGCATCTCGCCGTGCACCTCCACGGCGCTGAACCCCGGCGCCTGCGCTAGGCCCCTTTCCACCGCCTCCGTCCGGAGCGCGGCCGCCTCGTCCCAGTTCGCGGCCCTGGCGTGCATGTCCGCGAGGATTATGTAGTCGCCGGCGTTGACGGCGCCGCCGAGGCGCGCCAGCTCCCGCAGCGCGCGCTCGGCGAGCTCGATGTCGCCGTGGATCCGGCAGGCGTTGAGCAGGCTCCGCCAGGCCGTGTCCGTGGGACCCGTGGGCATGCTCCCGATGAGCGCGCGCGCCTCGTCCAGCCTCCGGGCGCGGGCCATGAGGTCCACCATGCAGCCGTAGTGCTGCGCGTTGGGAGCCACCTTGCGCTCGAGCCGCATCCGATCGAAGCACCGGAGGCCTTCCTCGAGCAGCCCCGAGCGGCTGCACGCGTTGAGCACGCCGACGTACACGGCCTCGTCGGGCTGGTGTCCCTCCCTGATCATCGCGTCGAACACCTGCAGCGCCTTACGCCCGTCCCCGTGCAACGCCAAGCCGGACACCATGGCGCTGTACGTCCACTCGTTCTTCTTGCCGTCCATGCCGTCGAACACCGCCGTCGCCTTCTCGATGCAGCCGCACTTGGCGTACATGTCCACCAGGGACGTCTCCATGAACGTGTTCAGCGTCACGGTATTCCTGAGCAGCGCGCAGTGGACGCTCCGGCCGACGTCGTAGGCGCCCAGGTGCGCGCACGCCGAGAGCGCGCTCACCATGGAGCTCTCGTCGGGCCTCCACCCGTCGCGCGCCATCGCGGCGAATGAGTCGAGGCAATCAGCCCACCACCCGGCCTTGGTGTACGCCGCGAGCAGCGCGCTCCAGGACGCCGCCGTCCTCTCCCCGGCCTCCATCTGCTCGAACGCCCGGCGCGCCAGCTCCGGCTCGCCGCACTTGCCGTAGAAGCTGATGAGGCTGTTCTGCGCGTGGTCGTCGTGCCCGAGGAACCCGAACTTCACGGCGTGTCCCTGCAGCTGCCTCCCTTGCCGCAATGCCGCGAGCTGCGCGCACGCCTTGAGGACGAACGGGAACGTGTAGCCGTCGGGCTCGACGCCGTCGTTCAGCATGTCGACGTACAGCCGCAGAGCGGCCGCGGGGTCGCGGCCACCGACGACGTGGCCGCGCATCAGTGTGTTGTAGTCGAACGCCTCCGGCTCGTCGAGCGTGGAGAAGATGGCCGCCGCGTACTCCATGCTGCCGGGCCACTCCCCGAGCGCGCACGCCGCGAGGAGCGGCCGCAGGTGCGGCGGGGAGCGGTCGAGGCCGAGCTTGAAGTTCCTCGCGTGCGCCTTCCTGACCTCGTCCAGGCCCCGCACGGGCCGCGCCGAGACCGTGGCGCAGCATGGCGCCTGCTCCAGCGCCTGCGTGGTCGTCGCCGGCGCCGGGGCGGAGGTTCTTGGCGTGGCGGCCTGGTGCTGCGGCTGGGGGAGCACTAGACCTCCCACCATGGCACTACCATCGGCGTGCGGAACAACAGGGGCGATGAGAGTGAGACCGTACCATCGTCGAACTGCGAACGAGTGGCTAACATGGAGCTCGGCCGTCCACACGAATTGGTTACCGCGAGGAGTGAAAATCCCACGTCCCTCTCCTAGCTTCCTCGTTGTTCACTCGATGCGGAGATGGAACTGCGCGGGGTGGAAGGATTTCGTGGCTGGGAAGCGGTGCTGGGATTTTCATGGGCTGTGGAATGTCATCCAGGGGTATGGAGCGGACAAATGGCAGATGGGCGGAATGGATGCTGTCACGGCGTCATTAGGCTGAGGATAAGGTCCATTGCCCGGCCAACTGGGCAAGTAGCGACACTGCCACAGGATGGCAGCCGGGGCCATACTCCGAAGGTCTAATTAATCGCTCCTGTTACTTACAACAACTCCAACGGACCGATCCAAATGGATGATGGTTTTATCCTTTTTTTGTCTATTTGAGTCGGCCGCCCGGTCACCGTCCGCCATCCGTCCTCTTTTAGTTTTGGGTCGGCAGTGTGCCCAACAGGCCGATCCATTTCATGACCGCGCGCGTTGCCGTCGCCCTGGTTTTGGCGCACCAGTGCGCAGGAAAGGTTCACGTGCGCGGGGAAAAGCGGCCTAGCGTGTGCTGGTTTTGGCGCTCCAGCGCGCGGGAAAGGTTCGCGTGCGCGTCGCGGCCGGTGCTCGTTGTAAAGAAGGCGCTCCCTCCACACTCTGTCCGCCGCCCACTCTCGCCGCCTCTGCGCCACCATATCGATCCGCCGCCTGGGTGCTTCGGATTTTCGCGGAGTCCGCGAGCGCCGCTCCGGCGCCTTCTACTCCGAGATCTGGTTTCGCGAGAAACGTCTCATCCTCGGTACCTTCAACACCGCAGAGGAGGCGGCCCGCGCGCACGACGCGTCGGCGTGGCGCCTCCTGAGGCCTCGTCGGGATATGAATTTTCCCAACCTGTCGAGCCAGCGGGCGCAGGATCTGGCGCCTCTCCCGCGGCTTTTCACCGACAAGGATCGTCGTGTCCACCGGAGGCGGCAGCGTCGCCTCGCCATCGCGGAGAAGGACGTGGAAGCCTTGGTGGTGTGGCGCGGAGGCTTCCCGCAGGACATCGTCGACGAGCGCCAGTTCTACAAGCAAAGGAGGTTGGAGAGGGACTCGAGGATGAGGGGGCGAGCCGCCTATCGGGAGGACAAGTGTTCGCGGAAGCAGGCAGCTCAATTGAAACTGAAGCCACGAGAAACGGCGGGTTGAGACTTTGAAGACGAGGCGTATGCTGACGCCTACATTcagacgtcggaggaggacattacCGAGTCGGAGTCAGAAAGCGACGAGTAGTGGTCTTTTCTTTTATCTGTGTACGCTAAAACTATCTATGTATCCATTTTTATCTGAAAAAATGGCCGACGGCGTCGGCGACGTAGCAGGCGGGCGATGGTGTGAATCCAATGTACCACCGACTAGCGGACTCGGTGAGGAAAGAGGGAGAACGCGCGCATCCGTCTTGTGTCCGTGCCGACGCAAATCAGTCTAAGAAATGGACCGGAAATGGGTCGGCAGGCGAACGAAAACGGACACACGTCCATTTTTGTCGGCGCGTTGGACCGGCTTTTTTGTCTGCGCCGACTCAAACGAACGACCGCAGATGAAATGAGTCGCCCTATTATATTGCTCTTAAGACTTGGATCTGCCCTAGAAATAGATTTAGGATCGGATCTTTCATGGCTATCTCAGTTTTTCAGTACGTGTCATTGATAGCAATTTTTGGTAGCTTATCAAGTAGGCCGCTTGGTCTTTAGAGCATCTTAAATAGTAGAAGATGCTAATTTGAAAGTGTAAAATAGGAAATCCAAAAAATACTTTTTTCATCTTCAAAATAGTACCAACTCTAACAAAAGATGCAAAACGAAGACGTAAAAGAGCAACTTCAATAAAAGACGCAAGGTAGATATACAAAACCGGCTGCCGGCCGCATGGCCTTGTTCAGCCGCACAAATCCGACAATCGACTTAAAAATTGCACATGTTCATAATATCAAATTATTACAATGTTCATCAAATTCACAAGATCAAATGCAACAAGCATACAACATAATTTTGCACAATACAACAAACAAATAAATGAAACTAAGTGCCTCTTTCACGATGATATTTTCGATACTCCTCTAACAAATCCTTCTGAAGTTGATCTTGTGCATCAGTCTCTAATTTCATTATAGACCTTCATGAAGCGTTTGATTCGCTCCTATCTTCTCATAGGCATAACGGTATGCCTATCAAGTGATAGAAGGTGTAATCTAAACCCTGTCCACGCTCATTCTCAATGATCATGTTCTCATTCTCAATGTTCATGTTATGCATGATCATGCAAGCAGTAATGATATACAAGAGTTTTTTATCCCAGAATCTAGATGATCCACGCACAATAGCAAATTGGGATTACAAAATCCCAAAAGCCCTCTTAACATCTTTCTTAGTCGCCGCTTGTGCATTGTGAAAGATGAGTTCTTTCTTATCTTGGGGTTTTACAATTGGCTTGACAAAAGTACTCCACCTCGGGTAGATGCCATCCGCAAGATACTACTCGTAGTTATATGTGCGGCCATTTGCTTCGAAGGTTAGCGGTGGTGCTTCTCCGTTTGCTAACTTGGAAAAAAGAGGTGACCGGTcgagcacgttgatgtcattgcaACATTTAGACATCCCAAAATATGAATGCCAAAACCATGTTTCTTGATCGGCAACGGCCTCAAGAATGATAGTGACATCCTTCCCGCGACCCTTGAAC containing:
- the LOC125514205 gene encoding pentatricopeptide repeat-containing protein At1g31920 — translated: MVGGLVLPQPQHQAATPRTSAPAPATTTQALEQAPCCATVSARPVRGLDEVRKAHARNFKLGLDRSPPHLRPLLAACALGEWPGSMEYAAAIFSTLDEPEAFDYNTLMRGHVVGGRDPAAALRLYVDMLNDGVEPDGYTFPFVLKACAQLAALRQGRQLQGHAVKFGFLGHDDHAQNSLISFYGKCGEPELARRAFEQMEAGERTAASWSALLAAYTKAGWWADCLDSFAAMARDGWRPDESSMVSALSACAHLGAYDVGRSVHCALLRNTVTLNTFMETSLVDMYAKCGCIEKATAVFDGMDGKKNEWTYSAMVSGLALHGDGRKALQVFDAMIREGHQPDEAVYVGVLNACSRSGLLEEGLRCFDRMRLERKVAPNAQHYGCMVDLMARARRLDEARALIGSMPTGPTDTAWRSLLNACRIHGDIELAERALRELARLGGAVNAGDYIILADMHARAANWDEAAALRTEAVERGLAQAPGFSAVEVHGEMHRFTSQDRSHPRTADIYEMLHQMEWQLRFEGYKPDTSEVALDADDEEKRSAVAAHSQKLAMAFGLLSTPEGTPVRVVTNLRMSKECHAYSALISEIFGREVVVRDRKRFHRFRRGTCSCGNYW